The stretch of DNA AGAAAGTTGTTCTTATTTTTAGAAGAGGTGAGAACCAAGCTAGCCAGAGAGTTTTTAGAATTTGAAGACTACTTTATTGTTGACAGTATGCCGTTGGAAATTTGTAAATTCTCACGTCATAATAGAATAAAAATCTGTAAAGATGAATTTGAAACTGCTCCCTCAAAAGGGTTTTGTGCTTCTCAAAACAATTGGTTTTATGGCTATAAACTTCATGGTGTTTGCTCTGTAGCTGGAGTTTTTCACTCGTTAGACATTACAAAAGCTGAAGTTCATGATGTTCACTTTTTGAAAAACATAAAACAACAAATGTCTGATTGTGTGCTTCTTGGAGACAGAGGTTATTTATCAGAAAGCATTCAATTAGATTTATTTCAATCAGTAAATATAAAATTAGAAACTCCTATGAGAACAAATCAAAAACAATATAAGCCACAGCCTTACATCTTTAGAAAATCAAGAAAAAGAATAGAAACTTTATTTTCACAATTGTGTGACCAGTTTATGATTAGACGAAATTATGCCAAATCTTTTGAAGGTTTTAAAACTAGAATTTTAGCAAAAATAACCTCTCTAACTTTAGTTCAATATATCAATAAATTTATCTTTGATAGACCAATTAATAATATCAAAATTCAAATCATTTAATTTCACCCAACGGGTTTCTCAATAATATTTATGAAAGAATAATCACACATAAAAGAATATTTGTTATAAAATAAATCTAACATTTTTCTTACATTTTGTTAAACGTCTATATTTCAATTGATAGACTTTGTCTTTTATCGTTAAAATTATACGTTTTAAC from Flavobacterium haoranii encodes:
- a CDS encoding IS982 family transposase, with product MTNIVKNYFRVLEVISSLSYDLEFKSNVGRKAKMSDLEVVALSLTAEFMSIDSENSLFKQINQPEIPNLLERSQFNKRRRKLFLFLEEVRTKLAREFLEFEDYFIVDSMPLEICKFSRHNRIKICKDEFETAPSKGFCASQNNWFYGYKLHGVCSVAGVFHSLDITKAEVHDVHFLKNIKQQMSDCVLLGDRGYLSESIQLDLFQSVNIKLETPMRTNQKQYKPQPYIFRKSRKRIETLFSQLCDQFMIRRNYAKSFEGFKTRILAKITSLTLVQYINKFIFDRPINNIKIQII